The following coding sequences are from one Oncorhynchus clarkii lewisi isolate Uvic-CL-2024 chromosome 20, UVic_Ocla_1.0, whole genome shotgun sequence window:
- the LOC139377083 gene encoding junctional cadherin 5-associated protein-like, giving the protein MYSVEDLLISHGYKLPKTSIPCPSSTSSVTAPYEKQRHAATDCRREIPAAENQRSGRGGSLNGNEQAGDRGACVFSSSRQALLAKGYPGSCDNESGGERNQRRKEAVSGNLGDSLAQPLGDSLATDSGFYDAPSLTYSEQVERREQLDERDVFYWRRRGQDFSVFLDYADGRELRASAGFLKASEAAWRPQALIAEDHRGEREKLQQQKQLWEDTSISWLREADAAPRQLRVVTGVTGERKCQSLGTEEWKPAVGLGRQLSDGEGEKWAQERQHRLRTQESTGSILPRTRRMSQSLPRVLSPAGATEHANTLSSLVSFQLRPDQVDRQRVNSTVFSGPYSRYYHSAAVSRDRWARNSWQSVGHVALLPKPRFSRPVKPPSYEIHQQTRGSQEMLAVAVIDQQGGSKQPKDNRPVYYPRGGELQRQDYFAQHSAIFGMEPPGYIPPPSYKRALPPIRGGPINRNEVANYKWRGEVKIQMHMPMSSEAGKWFSGQTGGSWLEHYGDRGIPYRKQVNANPNLNPGYTEEHLGHVHYLPFDDPRVRQISGGPGGNYLTATDKFIRNMKKETPCAKVLGQSTHDSASPPPQGLSLNNDCRKTSLNDNNGGSSTRWCNRGLINKGSVDSVAPDQSCGIYPTAFHIRPPQQLIRHLDQGQGVSETVTQVKTSVNEPDSTEKEKPRKTDSEKPEKNEKKSVKQKLSETIFCLVSVHVPLTPGGTSRDQNNNNDEKPPSPVRPPSPVDSRSENKTGHLTNQSFQSTSSAEAELQALTGSIASSRSSSKIVRKLPIKPPKINHHKELKLSGAWPGNQYRDQETQTSPEARKPQHPPPPGTENKEAQDPHVPAPGSSDVITQDPSGVGNTAFSCPIKGVKSLKPSSNSAFSRTATFSISSQLIKSTAQPPAAPPPPSGNTMEAKPAATCSGQEAFGQFLLKPVSRRPWDAIEELETINKEFQDQQKQQQSSKRPSVDQCIEDLNEAYKDILELGTASNNISNNSGAVQIPERIKIRLAGEAGLSKPSSLRRSIESWSVSVDPEYGEVKSAFSRPAERKSVTFSKQLREELPVPPRKPTGFREYRVVSNLSQRRSSCSGRTVKLDLPSPSETPPPCHFTGPSDFTDSPSDPSKTRDFSPMTPTTHTAAEVPWADRQPMQDASTLTSPPDYEDICQSLQKTRDSEVNKTFTAISKPGGGSCDTEPIGGACLDSAEECPICKRERESQMSRPSPMSPLHEESSPDLSDQSSATIVGDCDSPQGAETSEEPAEGEGDTKVSSDSGSNHSEAQTICCDWRKQLSLIDKKVEGSITAEKTKQNQALAVAEGIPENESIEERAARILGIDVPAESLVTGEQRVSETATESKPAASEDTESSRANEQTVQTHVRDPDSEELDSGMVSTVPPDRQEAKEKETPQDNPEYIRSAKWTHLGRETPGMQEFPPDRLPLSVPINPDLKLSHSLEGEMRGRGPLQRVDALQDKLAASPSHRVAVERRARMKEVDPVSRMRCLSIRSTNSGEEGAETEGETKRGGGQVEVLSLPASSQSDTVEDREVSEDTVLQDEEVSSLSGKSSGLGPFMGMQEHASGLIRQCRTS; this is encoded by the exons atgTACAGCGTGGAGGACCTCCTCATTTCTCACGGATACAAACTGCCCAAGACAAGCATCCCCTGCCCCTCTTCAACTTCATCTGTCACCGCGCCTTACGAGAAGCAGCGCCACGCCGCCACCGATTGCCGCCGTGAAATCCCAGCAGCAGAGAACCAGAGATCTGGTCGTGGTGGATCACTGAACGGGAATGAACAGGCGGGAGACAGAGGGGCCTGCGTCTTCAGCAGCAGCAGGCAGGCACTACTGGCGAAGGGCTACCCCGGCAGCTGCGACAATGAGAGCGGCGGGGAAAGGAACCAAAGGAGAAAAGAAGCTGTCAGCGGTAACCTAGGTGACAGCCTCGCACAGCCCCTGGGCGATTCTCTCGCCACGGATAGcgg GTTCTATGACGCGCCCAGCTTAACCTATTCTGAGCAGGTCGAGAGAAGAGAGCAGTTGGATGAGAGGGATGTCTTCTactggaggaggagaggccaggACTTCAGTGTCTTCCTGGATTACGCCGACGGCCGGGAGCTGAGAGCATCCGCTGGCTTTCTGAAGGCCTCTGAGGCGGCATGGCGACCACAGGCCCTGATCGCAGAGGAccataggggagagagggagaagctgcAGCAACAGAAGCAGCTATGGGAAGACACCTCCATCTCCTGGCTGAGAGAGGCCGATGCGGCTCCTAGACAGTTAAGGGTAGTGACTGGGGTGACTGGGGAGCGGAAGTGCCAGAGCCTGGGCACAGAGGAGTGGAAGCCTGCGGTGGGGCTGGGGAGGCAGCTGTCGGATGGGGAGGGCGAGAAGTGGGCTCAGGAGCGGCAGCACCGCCTGAGGACTCAAGAGAGCACTGGTTCTATCCTCCCCAGAACCAGAAGGATGTCCCAGTCCCTCCCCAGAGTGTTGTCACCTGCTGGAGCTACTGAACACGCAAACACACTGTCCAGTTTGGTCAGTTTTCAGCTTCGACCAGACCAGGTTGATAGACAGAGAGTGAACAGCACCGTATTTTCCGGGCCTTATAGTCGGTATTACCACAGTGCCGCAGTCAGCAGGGACCGGTGGGCCAGAAACAGTTGGCAAAGCGTCGGACATGTTGCACTTTTACCAAAGCCCAGGTTCAGCAGGCCTGTCAAGCCTCCATCATACGAAATACACCAGCAGACTAGGGGTAGCCAGGAGATGCTCGCTGTAGCTGTAATAGATCAGCAGGGAGGGTCCAAACAACCGAAAGACAACAGGCCTGTCTATTACCCACGGGGTGGAGAATTGCAAAGACAAGACTATTTTGCACAACACTCTGCTATCTTTGGCATGGAGCCCCCCGGTTATATCCCACCCCCGTCTTATAAGAGAGCCCTGCCCCCAATCAGGGGAGGACCAATCAACCGCAACGAAGTGGCAAACTATAAGTGGAGGGGGGAGGTGAAGATACAGATGCACATGCCTATGAGCTCAGAGGCGGGAAAGTGGTTTTCCGGACAGACAGGAGGGTCGTGGCTGGAACACTACGGGGATCGGGGTATACCCTACAGGAAACAGGTTAAcgctaacccaaaccttaaccctggaTACACCGAGGAGCATCTGGGTCATGTTCACTATTTACCCTTTGATGATCCGCGAGTGAGACAAATCTCAGGAGGGCCTGGCGGAAATTATCTTACTGCCACTGACAAGTTTATCCGAAACATGAAGAAAGAGACTCCCTGCGCTAAGGTTTTAGGACAATCTACACACGATAGTGCCTCCCCCCCCCCACAGGGGCTCTCTCTCAATAACGACTGCCGCAAGACATCTCTTAATGACAACAACGGTGGTAGTAGTACTAGATGGTGCAACAGGGGTTTAATAAACAAAGGAAGTGTAGACAGTGTAGCTCCTGATCAGAGCTGTGGTATCTATCCAACAGCTTTTCACATTAGACCTCCTCAGCAACTGATCAGGCATCTGGACCAAGGTCAAGGTGTGTCAGAAACTGTAACTCAAGTGAAAACGTCAGTCAATGAGCCTGActccacagagaaagagaaaccaAGAAAAACTGACTCAGAGAAACCAgaaaaaaatgagaaaaagagTGTAAAACAAAAACTTAGTGAGACAATATTCTGTTTGGTGTCTGTTCATGTCCCTCTAACGCCGGGTGGTACGTCTCGtgatcaaaacaacaacaacgacGAGAAGCCACCAAGCCCAGTCCGGCCACCAAGCCCAGTGGACAGTCGGAGTGAGAACAAAACGGGCCACTTAACAAACCAAAGTTTCCAAAGCACATCTTCAGCAGAGGCTGAGCTGCAAGCACTAACCGGTAGCATAGCGAGCAGCAGATCAAGCAGCAAAATAGTGAGAAAGCTCCCTATTAAACCCCCCAAAATAAACCATCACAAGGAGCTGAAACTCTCAGGTGCCTGGCCTGGGAACCAATACCGGGACCAGGAGACCCAAACTAGCCCAGAAGCCCGAAAGCCTCAGCATCCCCCTCCTCCAGGCACTGAAAACAAGGAAGCACAAGACCCTCACGTCCCTGCCCCAGGCTCCTCTGACGTCATCACCCAAGATCCCAGCGGTGTGGGCAATACTGCATTCAGCTGTCCTATAAAAGGGGTGAAGAGCCTGAAACCATCCAGCAACAGCGCCTTTTCCAGGACGGCCACTTTCTCCATTTCCAGCCAGCTGATCAAGAGCACAGCTCAGCCGCCAGCAGCGCCACCACCACCCTCAGGAAACACGATGGAGGCCAAACCAGCAGCGACCTGCAGTGGGCAGGAAGCCTTCGGTCAGTTCCTGCTGAAGCCCGTCAGCAGGCGGCCATGGGACGCCATCGAGGAGCTGGAGACTATCAACAAAGAGTTCCAGGATcagcagaagcagcagcagaGCAGCAAGAGGCCCAGTGTTGACCAGTGCATTGAGGACCTCAACGAGGCCTACAAAGACATCCTGGAGCTAGGCACTGCCAGCAATAACATTTCCAACAATAGTGGTGCTGTGCAGATCCCTGAGCGGATCAAGATAAGGCTGGCGGGGGAGGCGGGGCTCAGCAAGCCCAGCAGCCTTAGGCGCAGTATTGAGAGCTGGTCTGTGTCTGTCGACCCGGAGTACGGGGAGGTTAAGAGCGCTTTCTCCAGACCTGCTGAAAGAAAATCTGTGACTTTCAGCAAGCAGCTAAGAGAGGAGCTCCCTGTCCCACCACGCAAGCCTACAGGATTCAGAGAATACAGGGTTGTTTCGAACTTGTCGCAGAGGAGAAGTAGCTGCAGTGGCAGGACAGTGAAGCTAGACCTCCCTTCGCCTTCGGAGACACCACCGCCTTGTCACTTCACCGGCCCTAGTGACTTTACTGACTCTCCTAGTGATCCCAGCAAGACCAGAGACTTCAGTCCAATGACTCCAACAACGCACACTGCAGCCGAAGTCCCCTGGGCAGATAGGCAGCCGATGCAGGACGCCTCCACACTTACGAGTCCCCCTGACTATGAGGACATATGTCAGTCTTTACAAAAGACCCGAGACTCAGAGGTTAACAAAACGTTCACCGCCATATCTAAACCTGGTGGTGGTAGCTGCGATACAGAGCCTATAGGGGGAGCCTGTTTAGACTCTGCAGAGGAATGCCCCATTTGTAAAAGAGAGCGCGAGAGCCAGATGTCCAGACCAAGTCCAATGTCTCCGCTCCACGAGGAGTCAAGCCCAGACTTATCCGATCAAAGTAGCGCGACGATTGTTGGCGACTGTGACAGTCCACAAGGAGCTGAAACAtctgaagaaccagctgaaggCGAAGGAGACACAAAGGTATCCTCTGACTCTGGCTCAAATCATTCAGAGGCTCAGACTATATGTTGCGATTGGAGGAAGCAGCTGTCACTCATAGATAAGAAGGTGGAGGGGAGTATCACTGCTGAGAAGACCAAACAAAACCAAGCTCTGGCAGTGGCTGAGGGCATTCCAGAGAATGAATCCATAGAGGAGAGGGCAGCCAGGATATTAGGGATTGATGTACCTGCAGAGTCTTTAGTCACAGGGGAGCAGCGGGTTAGCGAGACGGCAACAGAGAGTAAACCCGCTGCTAGTGAAGATACAGAAAGCAGCAGGGCAAACGAACAGACAGTACAAACACATGTGAGAGATCCAGATTCTGAGGAACTGGACTCTGGAATGGTATCTACAGTGCCTCCTGACAGGCAGGAGGCAAAAGAAAAGGAGACACCACAGGATAACCCAGAGTACATCAGGAGTGCCAAATGGACCCATCTGGGTCGAGAAACTCCAGGTATGCAAGAGTTTCCGCCAGACAGACTACCGCTTTCGGTCCccattaaccctgaccttaagCTGTCCCACAgtctggagggagagatgaggggcaGAGGACCCTTGCAGCGCGTAGACGCCCTGCAGGATAAACTGGCTGCATCGCCCAGCCACCGGGTGGCGGTAGAGCGCCGGGCACGGATGAAGGAAGTGGACCCAGTGTCGCGCATGAGATGCCTCAGCATCAGGAGCACAAACTCtggggaggagggggcagagacGGAGGGGGAGACCAAGCGTGGCGGTGGGCAAGTGGAAGTGCTCTCCCTACCTGCTTCCTCCCAGAGTGATACTGTGGAAGATAGAGAGGTCTCTGAAGACACAGTGTTGCAAGATGAGGAGGTGTCATCTCTCTCAG GAAAATCATCCGGACTGGGTCCATTTATGGGGATGCAAGAGCATGCATCGGGCCTGATTAGACAGTGCAGGACCAGCTAG